One window of the bacterium genome contains the following:
- a CDS encoding Rieske 2Fe-2S domain-containing protein produces MARTWHDLGSAQDLQNPPLREIKIGDLTIALCYRGGEFSALGGICPHAGGPLGKGTLRDDGKLVCPWHYFSYDLKTGVHRFNENFEIGVPVYEVKVEGGRLLLNPDPVKKGKPLPESHSGLNRPIRREEGPIRVAGVSTTMMTISHPRYSTSEDLLQTALDHARDELGAETKLLRVREMKVRPC; encoded by the coding sequence ACCTTCAGAATCCTCCTTTACGCGAAATCAAGATCGGCGACCTCACCATCGCCTTGTGTTACCGCGGTGGCGAGTTTTCGGCCTTGGGCGGCATCTGCCCGCATGCCGGCGGGCCGCTGGGGAAAGGCACGCTCCGCGACGACGGCAAGCTCGTCTGTCCTTGGCATTACTTCAGCTACGACCTCAAGACCGGGGTCCACCGCTTCAACGAAAATTTCGAGATCGGCGTTCCGGTCTATGAAGTGAAAGTCGAAGGCGGCCGGCTCCTGCTGAATCCCGATCCGGTCAAAAAGGGCAAGCCCTTGCCCGAGTCCCACAGCGGCTTGAACCGGCCGATCCGCCGGGAAGAGGGGCCGATCCGGGTGGCCGGTGTCTCGACGACGATGATGACGATTTCCCATCCCCGCTATTCGACTTCGGAAGATTTACTCCAGACCGCCCTCGACCACGCCCGCGACGAGCTCGGCGCCGAAACCAAGCTCCTGCGCGTCCGCGAAATGAAGGTCCGGCCCTGC